ATTAAAGGCTTAAGGTTTGGACAAGTAACTTTTATACTGCCACGTTGTCTCTTGCACATTGTATGGCACATTTTAATTCAGACAGAGATACCGTAGAATAAAATGGCCTTACTCCTGTTAAACACTCTatgttttatagatttatagcATCACCATATGACTTCATCATCTCACTTCTCCCTTCAAGATGCTTGGCCAATGAGAAGTGAACTCAGTCTTTGGGGACTGGCAGGGCCAGACTGATGTGGCCAAAATCCAAACACATACTAACCGCAGGCAGCAGGACTTTACTTCTCTTCTGGGCCAAGGTTAAAGGCATAACTTGACGTTTTGAAATTCAGCAGATTATTTGTCTCTGCCAGGAACTTGTCACTTTGTAGGAAAAACTTGCCATTCTGTTTCCCTAAAATGGCTCACTAGCATCATTAGCATTCCCTGTTGAAACCAGGAGGCACAGCCAGCAAGAAACTCCCAGTAGTATTACAGCGTTTGCTCCACATTGCTACAAATGAAAACTTCACCTGAACATATTATGCACGGGCAATACTTTTTTTAACCTTAGATGTGAATACTCCTGAAACTTGAGGAAATGAATTACAGAGTGCCTTCATTTGCAAAAGGGTAACTACAGCTACAACTGGACTATTCCTGGACACATTTTAGTAAAGTCAGATTTGCTCTGAGTTCGGGTTAAACAAAGCACCCAAAGCTGCCAGACCACCCAAAACATCCATGAGGAAGACTGTGAGCGGCCAAAGCAGCCAGCTCGTGTCCTGCTCTTTCAGTGCTCTGTATACACTCTGTGACTTTGATCACAGCTCCATGATTGATGCCATATTTTTCATTTGCCTGGCTTTGTATTTGTGATCCAAATTATAGTGTGAAGAATAAATGTCAGATCTCTAAAACAAGCCCCCCACTTTTGGGTCCTTACCATATCCCCTATTATAAAGACACACATGGTTTTACTTAAACTCTCTCTTCATTCTGGGACTTTAAACACCCCTTGATTAGAGTAAATGGAATATGAAACCTCATATTTAGGTCTGATGGTGTGCCTTTGGATGAGCAACTCAActgaaacattaaattatttctcACACAGCTGCACTGAAACATTGTTTGGCTGGCTGCATTACAGGGCTTTTGCGCTGTGTTTGAACATTGAAGTATGCACTGGCACATACTGACCACTCTGACACTCAAGTTTTGGCTTGTCTGACTGTCAACAACTTACCTTCTACTCACAGCTTGAGCAGATAAAACGAAACTGAACTGATATAACTGCTCTCAGTGCAGCAAAATACATCTAACACACGCATCAGAGATGCTGTTTTGTACTAGTCACCTTGCATTTTGAACGTTTTTTGGTTCAATCAATATTCTCTCCAAATGCTAACATTAAgaatgttttcacatttttgtcaaTACAATGCATAGGAGCTCCTCTAATTCCAaatgtaacaacaacaaaaaaacatgaatgttcatgtttctgtttaagTTGTGACACTTTAACTCAATAGGTCAAGGTTACATGTTGGGTGATGCAGAGTAAATTCAAACTACTCGAACACTGACAAATTAACAAGTCAAGTTAACAGTTTTACAACACTGGTAGGATCTTTTAATGTCAGAGAAATACTCCAATGTGCCGCCATTACAAAGATATTACTGCCTTTAATCCAAAATAAGCATCTGGATGTGTGTTGTAAGTTTTTCAGTGAGCGCCACATTCATTAAATTCTCAAATAAAAGCTGGCCCACTTAAATAAAGTGTGTTAATgtgaaacaacagcaaataataTGACAACGTGGAGGGCGTTCCTCTAAAACAGTGGTTCCCAAACCGGTGTTCTGCACCCCCATAAGATAAATCTCAGGGGACAAGAGAATGATTAACTGTGCAGGAACCAGAAATGACataaaattgtttattttttccataCTTTACCCCCTTCTAGggaattattgttttttttaacctcttcaGGCCTCTAAatataagataaagataaaatcaTATTGTTTTAACCGGTCACAACCAGTAGATGTATGCAACAGCTGACGAGAGGTCAAAAGAggccttttttgtttgtttgttttagtagGTCACAAGTGAAAATGGTTGGAAAGCACTGCTCTTATACATGACAAAATATATTATGAGTCTATTTAAAACACCAAATTAAAAGCTTGTTTCTAGTAATGGTCTCTTTCCAATAGAAGTGTATTTTTCTCTACACTTGGGGCATATAAAGGAATTTTTGCTTTTTACTCTCAAACTAAGTGTGGACAATGACAGACCCTGGTGCAACCTTCCCAAACCTGCAACAAAAGAACTGTGGTGCATGCAGCGTCCCTTTGTCCTGATCAAATTTCCTGTACCACCTGTATTCAGAAACCAGTGCTGCTAAAATGACCTTCCTTTTGCTTCAACCTGACTGGAAGCAGATAGTCAGAGGTTTTAGTCTCTTTTAACAGATTGAAAACCTCCCAAAAATTCTATATTTTCTGTGTCTTCCGATGAATCTCATGGTCGGAGATGGACAGTATTACTTACAGGGCCTCCCCTCAACAGTATTATGACAGCCCCATTTTTAAACTCACAGGTCAGTCTCTAAATGCTTCAGCCATAGAGACTGAGGACAATCTCCCAGctttcattgttaaaactgggtggaaacaattagagagttttaaaaaaaaacctgcattgtagaaccaatccaaagtctttaAGATGGCCCTTAGTGTGTGACATGCAGTTTACTACAGAGGAGAATGAGGGGACAGCATTATTTCTGGTAAGGTGTGTCCTTGACAAAATACAAGGGGTAAAGGTTTGCTGTTCACTCAATTAGAGTTCCCCAGACTTCGGTAGGTGGAGATCTCAAATTGTCTAGCTTGTGAGACTAACCTCCTCTTGACAAAATGTCAATCAGTGACTCAGATAATGCACAGAAATTGGGACCATTACACTAAGTGTCAAAAATGTTTCCACACACAAGTTTAGCCTCTccaacacttgtttgttttctccaaTGTCGAGTAAAAATGCATGCTGTGGTCTAAATACACTCACAGAAGTCTACATCTGCAGTTCACATCTCTTCTGAAGCTGAAACTAAACGCCAGTGCTGTTCATGTAGTGGTACTGATATCACTGTAGATTATGTGAAATGTCCGTTTAACAGCTCTTTCTTTTTAATGCCAGGCTTAACATCAAAGGGGAAAAGGCCATTCATTCCCACTACAAACAGGTAAAAGGCTGTTTTCTGCAGTATCTGGTGTCTCTTTCATGAACATTGTGGATAAAGTATAAAATGTCTGCATTGTGCAAACCGCTATCAAAGCTTTGCATTCAGAGCACTGACACTAAATGCTTGGGTTCAGAAAGTGGTCATTATTCCTCTTAAATGCTCTGAGATTTAGTAAATATTAGGCTCTGGCCAAAGGAATGTCCTCTGTGACCCTatcctcacacagacacatcacaTAATGGCATGTTGAAGTCAGGGGTGTATCTCTTCTCAGATCTCCAAAATACTCCTTGTAGCAGACTGTTTTCTGCCCTTTCTTATAATTTTCTGCTTTAAGTTTACCCCCCAAAAAGCTAGTTTAAACATGAGAGATTGAGCCcaaaaatgaacacaatttCTGGATTTCCAAATACTCAATGCAGATGACGTTGAGAAAAGGAGAACAAAAGTATTACCTTCTCCTTCTCATTCATCCTCTTACATATGCCTACAGTGAGGTCAAAGGTGAGCATCACAGTGACAGGTGACCAAACCATATTTGTATGACTTGGAGCTGAGCCACCAGAGTTAAGTTTTACTGTAGTTCTGTACTAACAGGAGTATCATGAAGCACTCTGCAATGTTTGCACACTCCTAGTGTACACATGTTCACATCAAACTGTTACAAGCATCAAACAAATGAATAACAGATTGGGACATGAATTCTTAAGTATGGAAAAACACGGTAtcttaggtttagggttagggttagggttagagacataaagtttttttttaagctattCAATAATTTCAACAGCGCAGGactaaatgatttttttttaagctacTCAATAAATTCAACAGTGTGGGACTAAATGATGCATTGATGCCAGAGAATTGCTTTTGACTTGAAGATTATGTGTGGTGTCTGACAAAGCCACAACCACACAATAAACCTGAATGTGTCAAAAAAGTGGCATACAATTTAATTCACTAAGCTGagtcattaaaatatttttccatGAGCAGAGGTCAGCTGTGAATCTGTCATCACTATTGTTTGGGGGACATATCCAGTTCCTGCTGCAGTCAGCAGACCTCCTCAGAGATGCACATTAATAAGGCTGCTCATCGGGCCTTTGCATGTACCCATTCAGAATCACATGGACCATGTACAGAGTGCTTCTTTGAGAGTGGATATCTTTAAAACGGTCTGTGGTGTGCAGTCCACCCGACTCAGCAATAGCCGCAAGAACAAAAATCTGCAGCTGATCAGACAGAAGACGCCACATAGAGAATTCGTCACTGGGCTTCTCACCCTAATTACCTCCAGAAGCTCTCAGCTCTTCACCAGTTTATAATGGTTTCACTAATTAAGGGTAAGACATTTCTTGGTAGGGGAACCATAAAAAGTGAGCAAAAGAATTTGTAGTCAGgaattagttattttttttaaacaggaaatgaaatgatgCGCTGGTGGCCAAGCTCTTGCGGCGGTGTTGAGTGGACTGACTTATTGATTgcagacataaaataaaatgcttgCAAGCAAAgcctttgtctgtttgtttatttgtcaggaTTGTTCTGTATGTAGGAGCAGTTAGCGTGTCATTGTTTTACTGAAGGACATTATTGTGTATGTATCAAAACACGGCTCTTATTTTCATGGTTTTGGCCATCATTTCAATCATCCCCTCAGTCAATCATCAACATTGTATTCACCAACGTcattgctgagatctgggaacacTTTGACATCACTACAAATACCTGACTGGGCAAAAAAATAAGCAGTTAGATGATCAGATGGGCTGGAAGGCAAGGATGGCAAAGGTGGACCAGGAAGTCTATCTGTATATCATGATGGATGTTTACAAAGGATATTCTGGCCAATAATTTGATGGTTCAGCCTTGTTGTCTCTTTTCTCCCCTAACTTTTTCAGCATTGTCACCATACTCCTCGAACTCAGCGATGAATAATGTTATTAATATGGATAAGAATGACTACAACCGACACTATGAAAATTAATCCCAAATTGTACAAACTAAGAGAGTCTTTAATGGCTAAGATCCAACTTGTGATTTCAGTCTTGGGACAGCCTCTCTGTCATCTCTCCCTTTCCTCTTACACTGAAGAATTCATTCTGCAATGCTTCTCTTCCTCTATAAAGGTCAGTATCACTCCAGGGAGGGCGTGTATGCTCTAAACTGCACACAGTTTTAGAGATTGTGATCATTAATCCCCATAGCATTAAGTTCAAATATAAATGGGCCTCCTGATGTATGAGATTTATTTTACCCAACCAAAAACATTCTTTTTGATAAGGAGTCTGGCAAAATTAAAGCCATCAAACCGGCAACTAGATATGACTGTTAACCCAGGCATGAGGCAACTAGGGgaacaaataaatatttccaTTGGCTCTCCTCCAGGTTTTCTTCTATCTGCTCTTATGCAGGTCAGACTATTCAACCTAGTTTTGACATATCACTTTCTTTGCAAAACgttaaaaaatgtctgaaacaaAAACTCCCGTGCTAGACGTTGACCTTTTTCTCAAAGTCTTCAGACATGCATAAGTCATCATGTCCCAATCGCACAATTCAAAATTTCCACCTtctcacacacagctgcattcTTGGACTGgtcacagacacagagaggaagtcCACATCACTGCACAACCATTGGAAAATATCTgtagctgcatgtgtgaaatgttGACCGTGAAACAAATCCATGGCAAAGTGGAATTTATAGGCTACAGTGAAATGCTACAAGGTATGCTGGCCACCCATCTCCCCTTTGCCCTTACTGTAGCTGCAGATGTGAGAGCTGGTAATTAATGTGGATATTTCATAGAGAGCGAGCAGAGAACTCAAGCATAGTAGTTGGCACGTGTTTATAGTTCACACTTCATTTGCTTCCActctttcttctgtttaatttaaatgctgACCATTGCTATAAGTTTGCTCAGCATGGATTCTGCAAGTTTTCTACTTCTTTTGGAAAAAAGTACACTTTGCTCCAACTAAACAAATCTTTTCTAAAGGTAGCTTGAGGGcaagtttattatatttagaaAACTTAGAAATGCTTGATTGTTCAGGATTCTTTGCAAAAAAATAGGTCAGGTCAGAGCAACCCTTTAGAAATTATATGTGAAAAAGACTTTGGACTCTTTGGTAgtcaaaagaaatgaaatgattgaAATTGACATAAAATAATTGCGTAATGGGAAAAAATGCAAGTTTCAGTTCTAATTGTTCATtaattgctttatttttggAATAAATATACTGAAATCAAAGACACTTACAAATGCCTGCGTAAAAAAGACTTACTAGTATTTACATAAATTTTTGCACAGAGCTGAATAAATGTATACATAGTATACAGTACAGCCCATGTAggtcattgttttcttttgctgtACAAAGTGCAAAagctgattaaaaaataaaaaataataatccaaCTATGTAGAATGCATCCTGCAGTTGGATGTTGGACTGGACAATGTGGCCCctttaagaaacaaaacaagaatataaTGGATTACAGGGTTTCATCGAGTGTGTAGAAAGAACAGCTTGGCTCAGGCTGTGGGGCCATGAACAAGGAGATCCAGGAAAACACACGTTCTGTACAGCATAAGAGAGGGCTTGccagttttttcttctctttcgcTTTATTGTTTCGTTGATAATAAATTATCTGTGGTAACTGTGCCAGACAGGCATGACTTAACAGGCTTCACAACTGGCTGAACACTATGAAATGAGAGGACAATCATTGTGGTCAAATGAtagaggaaatgaaggaagcaATCAAACATGTTGAACACAGAAAGCAGGAACtgagcacagtgtgtgtgtgtgtgtgtgtgtgtgtgtgtgtgtgtgtgtgtgtgtgtgtgtgtgtgtgtgtgtgtgtgtgtgtgtgtgtgtgtgtgtgtgtgtgtgtgtgtgtgtgtgtgtgtgtgtgtgtgtgtgtgtgtgtgtgtgtgtgtgggatatCAGGTTAAACCCATATCTCACATGGGCAGTGGACTGTGTTGGATGAAGCCTGATGAAATCAATGTGAGCTAGCGACCACACCTGCTGACAAGGAGAAAACTGCTGCTCTTTGTTTCCTGCCCTGATTTGTTTAGTTAGATCTGTTACGAATGCCACTGCTGTGACTTCAGATTCTAGTTTAAACTGTTTCCATGACTGGTGCTGAGTGAGGTCTGCAGAAGATCAGTGTCTGGAGCGCAGGTGATTTCTTCCTAGTAGCATGAAGATGAGAAAAGCTGGCTACATCATTATTGGTGTTTTTTCTGCATAAGTTCTagttgtaaaatatgtttaaaatgtggttGTTACTATTTCTAATTGAATCTCCCCAGTGTTGTATCAACCTTGATTTGCAACAGCTGTTAACCAACAACTTCAAAAATATATCTTTggatttgatttttaaaaaaacagcataatCCAAAAAGTGTGTTATAACTAGGCTACATCTGTACGACAACACAAATTATTTCATTTCTGACAGTTGAAAATGGTCAATGAAGTGTTCATCATCATTAACTGGGTGGTCTTTTACTGTATAATGTGTTGTGAGGCACACAGGTGTTAGTCCAGTCCAGTATATAAAAAGTTGTCAATCCTGGTATATTtactttttgaaaaatgaaaggagTCATTTTTTTGGAAAGCCAGCAGCCTTCCCTGATCTATTTGAAAGACCAAACTAAAACTTAACCTGCTTTACTAAAACCTGCACAGTTCAAATATTATGACATGAGATGGGTTCCAGACTCATAAGGTAAACTCAATTGATTACTTGTTTTGCCATCAGAGTTCAACCTGGATAATATCTTCTGAAGTCAGAGTAATGGCAGGGGAAAAATATCATCCAGCATTCATCCTGCTCCTTTCACTCTCCTTTTATTATTCTCGTTGTTCTTCCAAGCAAGTGTCCCACAATGCAGGAGGAAAAATCTGcacctgacagtcacagagTTTGAGCGATGCTTGCAGGGGGATTCGGTTTAGTCCATTTAAAACGTGACAAAGATTTGtagtttatttagtttgttgtttGCTTTTAGTCACTAGCAAGGCCTTAGGTTACAGAAGTCCAGCTCCTGTGGTTTGCGTAAGCCTTTGCAATGGTCCCTCGGGAGCAGTTGCCCAATCTGGGTATTGCACTGCAACGGTCGTCTCTTGAAGCCCTTCCCACAGGTTCTGGAGCAAGGCGACCACTGCCCAATATGCCACTCTGGACATGGGTCTCCACAAGCCCTGGTAGCCGACGGTCTTAGTGAAGAATTGCAGTCCAACCCTGGCTTCCCGTCCGGTCGCAGACACTGCACCATCCTCCTCTGGATCCCATTGCCGCATGTCACCGAGCACGCGTCCCAGCTTGTGGATATCCATTTCCCAAGAACAGGATCCTCCTTGCTATAAGACTTCTTCAGGGTGTCACTTCCCTTCTCTTTGACACCATCCTCAGCCAGAACACTGTTGTGGGAGTTTACACGCCCCTCTTTCTTCAGAGTCTTGTCCTCCTTGGTCTGACGGGCGAGGTAAAAGGAGTAACGGATGCGAGGAGGCGTCATCTTGCCCGCACACAGCACCTCCACAGTGAGGGCTTCTCCCAAGGGTTTCACAGCCTGCAGGGTCTCAGAGAGGCCAGCTGTGCCACTGTAGCGCAGCAAGCTGTTCTTTACAGCAATGTCCCTCTCCCCAGCCGACACAATGAAGTTCCCATTGAGCAGGTAATAACCCTCGCTGTTCTTTATGGCCAAGTAGTTGTCATCATTCACCATCCCCTTGTAGCCTCGCTGACGGACGTCTATGTTGGCTGCGCCCACTGGCAACATGACCACAAAGTTGTATCCATGCCTGCGTGCCAAAACATAGTACAGTCAATGAGATCCCATAAAAGTGGAGTTGATAATGCTATCATGTTGGTGTaagggagaaaaaataaagacacaagCAATATTCTTTATGACAATGTGGATTTTACTCACATAGGCTTTGTAAAGAGTCCTGACACCTTCTTGCAGCCCTTGTTATCACCGCCACAGATTCCACACTTATCAAACTTCTTGGTGGAGCCAATTTTCCCATCACAGCCAGCCTTGATGCACTTcccttgtacacacacacctgtggaGTCTGGGGAGCATGGAGTGCCATCCACAACCTggagagcacaaacacactaaaagGTCAGCCAAGTAAAAAGTCACAGGAAGCAAACATACCCAAACTTTATCCCAGGTCCATAAGATACTTTTCAGGAATTAATTTGAGtgcaaatacaaattaaattagCGATTTCCAactgtataatgttttttttatatccaaGATGAATTTTTGATGGTTCACTTCCTGTAATTTCTTTTTTACCACAATCTACTGAAAACTGTTGTCAAGCACTGTTCTTTTCTCTACATTCTCCCTCAGAAATGTTCCATTAACAgatgataaaaataaaccataaaGGTCCCAGGATAATGTAAGACACTGTATGTTCTGTAGCTGATATTTGTGTAAGCATATCACAAACATCACCTTGGTCCTCTCAGCCTCACCTTCACCTTAACACCAGCAAGGCTGTCAACCAGATCAACTTCACACTGCTTCTCTTTATGTGGCTGATAAGTTTGCTAAGTGTGGTTGTGTGCACCCTGGCATTTTTTCATTCCATGTCGAATCATAGCTAAAAGCTAAGAGTTATTTAACCGTTTCCACGCAATAATCAAGCTCAAGTATTAAACTTAACTGAAAGCAAagtttactgtacatttattacATGGTTCAGTGTTTAAAACATCCAGCTGCTCTATGATTCAGAGCTATGTGTCCCCTGAGTGCTCTTATCTACCCCTCCTCAGCCAGTATGATGGAGTGAAGTGTGAACTCTCTCTCACTGCTGCTTAGACTCACTCCACACCCTGCTATCTGAAAGAGAtaaactctcctcctcctctccttcattccttccttcactctgtTCGCTTAGACCAGAGGCAGCTGGCTGACATACATATTCACATGAAATCACTCTTATCTTGGCTATGTATCTCAAAATCTGAAATATCTAACCTTTGTGTATTCAGACTTTTGGCTAATCTTATTTACAATGGTTTTTTGGGAAAACATTTGAGGTGTCACTGTTTACCTTGGGTGCCAGGACATAGAAGTAGCCGGTGCCATTTGCCCTACAGATGAGTTTACATCTGTCATCTGTGTTCACTCCAGAGTACTTGGGTACCCACACCACTGAGGGTGCAATACGGTTACTGTTGAAACTGAGGCCGCTGGTCTCACACTGCTCTTCCCGATAAGTCTTACCTGcacagaggggagggagggggtgcaGAAGGTGAGAGGTGGGAATGCTTTAGGGGGAAAAGTGTCATTGGACATAGTTGTCTGTTTTTGAGCAACTCTTACCTGTGTCAGGGCAGCGGTTCAGGTTGCAGGAGCGGTATTTGACCCGAACCCCTTGGCAGTATTTACCCCCATTTGACGGAACTGGGTTGTTACACTCCCTTTTAGACAGCTGGACACCACCTCCACATGTGCGTGAGCAGGAACCAAATGGGCCCCACTTGCCCCAGCGGCCGTCCACCTGGAAGTACACAAACCAGCAGCATGTTACAGAAGGTATAACAACAAAGACCTTAAGCACAGCCACAGTTAAGGTGTATGTtgatatcagtgtgtgtgtgactcttaCCCTCACAGGTTGGACCTGTTTGTCAGCGCAAATCCCTCGGTCGCAGACCTGTCCATCTCCGCAGGGGGTGCCGTCTGCCCATGGGAAGTGCCGGGTCATACACACCAGATGGCCATTGGACTTTCCAGTGCACCACAGACGAGCACATGGCTGCGTGAAGGGACAGGGCTTGGAGTTTTCACCGAAAGCGAGCTCACACTGACGTTCAAGCATGT
This Scomber scombrus chromosome 14, fScoSco1.1, whole genome shotgun sequence DNA region includes the following protein-coding sequences:
- the adamts15a gene encoding A disintegrin and metalloproteinase with thrombospondin motifs 15a, whose amino-acid sequence is MFIRATFLLYFVVSLSKLVRCMESELCFPIRLDNHQYDRGDFDNDLDILNGKRVLKIQAFQQELVIDLHQDFKFIAPSISNQDAFWLPKTDVTTDLSRCFYSGYVNGDRYSYAALSLCKGLQGAFGYQGWEYFISPAQNDTKSAESAHVIRRRTSNNLKLNSTSRCAVKSDISLQVAQSLEKYKQLKDYSNVTETMLNRMGRAKRFASVPRYVETLVVADESMALFHGDDLKHYLLTLMSVAAKLYKHPSILNSISITVVKIVIISEADKGPKVSGNAAMTLRNFCTWQKKMNKNNDKHADYWDTAILFTRQDLCGASTCDTLGMADVGTMCDPKRSCSVIEDDGLPSAFTTAHELGHVFNMPHDNVKACEDVFGKLQDNHMMSPTLIQIKRTSPWSPCSAAIITEFLDSGHGECLLDQPQKPMVLPDVLPGTSYMLERQCELAFGENSKPCPFTQPCARLWCTGKSNGHLVCMTRHFPWADGTPCGDGQVCDRGICADKQVQPVRVDGRWGKWGPFGSCSRTCGGGVQLSKRECNNPVPSNGGKYCQGVRVKYRSCNLNRCPDTGKTYREEQCETSGLSFNSNRIAPSVVWVPKYSGVNTDDRCKLICRANGTGYFYVLAPKVVDGTPCSPDSTGVCVQGKCIKAGCDGKIGSTKKFDKCGICGGDNKGCKKVSGLFTKPMHGYNFVVMLPVGAANIDVRQRGYKGMVNDDNYLAIKNSEGYYLLNGNFIVSAGERDIAVKNSLLRYSGTAGLSETLQAVKPLGEALTVEVLCAGKMTPPRIRYSFYLARQTKEDKTLKKEGRVNSHNSVLAEDGVKEKGSDTLKKSYSKEDPVLGKWISTSWDACSVTCGNGIQRRMVQCLRPDGKPGLDCNSSLRPSATRACGDPCPEWHIGQWSPCSRTCGKGFKRRPLQCNTQIGQLLPRDHCKGLRKPQELDFCNLRPC